The genomic segment GGCCAAAGTTTGAAAGGAAATGGTCTTGAAAAAATTTCCAAATTCATCAGTTGAAACCACGTAGGCTTCAATCACATCGTTGAATTTGTATTGAGTAACCAAACCGCTAGCGGCATTTCGAATGTCTTCTACGCGCTTATTCACCACTAAATCCGGCTGGTTACATTCTATTGAAGGAAGGGCTATTTCGTCTTTTACACAACTTGTTGCTGAAAAGAATAGCAATACTAACACAATACGATTTAAGTCAAATGATTTCATACTAATTTGGGATTTATAAATTGAAAGATAAGCTAACGAAGTAGGTTCTTCCGTAGCCATAAAAATATTTGTTGCCAAAGTTGGGTGTTCCGTTGGAAACGTCTTGATTCCGTTGCCTAAAGTTGGCATTACGGGCTTGTTCGAACCCTCCTGTTTTAAATGTTGTATTCAATACGTTATTAATACTACAAAATAGATTCAGATTTTTTTTCATCACTCTCCAAGATTTACCGCCAACTAAATTTAGGAGCATTACTGAGGGTAGTTCTTCTTGTTTGAGAAGGGTTTTTCCTCGATCTAAAGTGGCTTCTGGAAACGGAAATCCGCTGACGGGATTGGTAAAAAAAATGGAAGTGCGCGCAATAGGTGAAATATCGACATATCGATCTGCCAGATAATTAGCATTAGCACTAATCCACCAGTATTTTGGATTTCTGTATTCTAAACCCACAGAATAGGCTTGTTGTGGCATGCCCGCTTGACGATAATTTTTGAGTGCAGCAGTTCCAAAATCAAAAATTGGTAATCTGTTTTCTGCAGAGGCTTTGGCATCGTTTGTAATCGTTACATTGGGATTGCTATTATAAATATATTCTCCAAAACCGGCTGCTAAAGTAGCTTTTAATGTTGGATCAATTTGGTATTCAAAACTCAGTTCAGTTCCCCAATTTTTTTTATCCAATTGTGTTAATGTTTGGCTCACAAACGCATTGGTACTATTGTTTCCAGCTCCGTTATCAAAAATCCCTTCGGCATAGAAAAAGGAGTTTTCGGTGCTCCCAATAATTTCATTATAAAAACTAGAAAAACGCAATTTTAATTTTGGCGAACGATACACATAACTAGCATCTAGACTGTTATTGTTTTCATTACTTATTTGGTCTACAATGTTGTTATTTAGTCTTGAGTTAGGAAAAACAGACCTTAAATTAGGGGCTTTAGTAGCAAAGTATCCATTAAACAACACTAATTGTTTTCCAGAAATTTTTAATACGAGACCTCCTTTAAACCCATAATTTTCAAATTGGACGTTGGCGCTTTTACCAAAAGAAGTAGTGGGGTAGAGGCCGTTTTTGTAAAATCCTTCTCGTTGGAAATTGGTAGTTGAAAATTCTTGAGCTAAATAAAAATCAATTTTTTTATATTGAAATTGAAATTGCGTGAATCCTTCCAATTCTTTCACGAGAAACGAGTAATTATAACCATACTGATCACCAACCCGAACTTGTCTATTTGGTTGGTTTAAATCAGATTGAGCCTGATCTCCTCTATAAAAAGGGTCAATGTCCTCAAAATAGCTTCCGCCAAGTAAGTCTACTACGTTTTGATAGTTGTGAGAATACAGCTGATTATACGATACATTGGAATTGAAATGAATATGATCGGTTATTTTTGAGTGCAACTGAGAGTTTAGCGCTACCGTTGTATCATCTGTTCGATCCTCAAACAAGATATATTTACTTTTTCCGGGCTCATAACCCGTTATTTCTCCATTCGAATTAGTAACAGGGTTTTGATTGGCTTTGTAGATTGCCCCCCAGTCGATTTGCTGCTGAGATAAAAACGCGAGTTTATTTAATTCGGCATTCGCTAAGTCAGGAGTAAACGCACCCGAAAACTCCCCCTCATCTCGTGCATATAAAGAACTGAAGAAGCTTGGCATTTTTCTATAATAAGAGGGATCGGGGCTGTTTGCTTTTTGAAAATCGATATTGGTATTACTTATTTTTCCAAACTGAAATAAGGCACCAAGATTTAAGGTGGTTTTATCATTTATTTTAAAATAATCATTCAATATAAAAACGGGTTCTTCTACTTTTTTGATTCGAGAATTGCGTTTTTGCCCATTAAAGAAACCCCAATACGAATTGTATCTTGTTGAGGTTAAGTCCGTAACCTCATCTGTATTTGGTGAATTTTTCCCGCGAGAATTCGGAGTGTAAAACGCAGTGAAATTAAGTGAATTCCGATCGCTTAGTTTTTTTTCAACACTTATAAAAAATGAATTTGCGTCATAGTTAGTTCCATCAAAATACCCTTCTCCGGCATATCTTTTCCCTGCAGAAATCACAAACGCCCATCCGTTTTCATTCATTCCAGAGGCGTAGGTTACCATAGTTCTCCATTGGTAGTTCGTGTTGGTTCCAGAAAATGAGATTCTTGTTCCCTTTCTGTATTGGCTGGCTTGCGTACTTATATTTTGTGTAGCCAAGAGATCGCCAAAACTAAAATCAGAAGGGTTGGTTCCAATTGAAATTTCCTGATTTCGTAACACATCATTGATCCCGCCCCAATTACTCCACTGTGGCCTTCCATCAAAAAATTTGTTCATTTTAATACCGTTCATCATTAGAACAGCATATTTGCTGTCCAAGCCACGAACTCTGTACCGGCTTGTTCCCCAATTGAATGCCGCTGCCTGTTGGTAGGCATCTCGCGTAGCTTGAAGTAGACCTGAACTACTTTCGTTACCTCCGCTATCATCATTTATATCACTGTCTAAAAGGGCAATATTGCCAGCTTCTTTTTCGATTTCATCGTTTTCTTCAAGAGGGATTGTCCCTAAATCAAACGACTTGCCAGGCAGCAAAACGACCTTGATTAATTTGTCTTGATAGCCATCAGAGTGAATTAAAAGCAATTGATTATTTTGAAGTTGAGTTACCAATCGGAACTTTCCATCAGAAGAGGTTAATTGCATTTCGTTAGTGTTTTGGATACTAACAGCAACAGAGTTTAATGGAGACTGAGATTTTTTATCAATAATTTTACCTAAAAGAATACTTTCTTTTTGAGCAAAAAGCGAGACGCAATTACACAGAAATAATAGACATAGGAAATGGGTTTTCATAGAATTTGGGATTAAAATGAAAAGGGGGATTTTCAAAACAATAATGGGTGTATTGTCTTGAAATGTAACGATTAAAAAGGTTGTTTTTGGAAAAAACGAATTGGCTTTGTGGCATTTAAACCTATTCGTTGGTTAAAAATAATAATTTTATTTATTGGTTTAATTTTTTTATTGATTTTTTTTGCCGCGAAGGCGCAAAAGCGCAAAATGTTTCGAACGATTAAGTTAATTAAGAATCTTTGGACTTCTCTAATTTATGACATCTATGTTCCAAATCGTCCTTCGTATATCGTAAATCGTCCTTCTAAAACCTATTCCGCAGTAGAAATTTTAGATACCATAAACGAAATAAGAACACCAAAAACGCCGATAAAGGCAAAAGAAAATTGCAGTCCGAAAGCCTCAGCGATGTAGCCAATAATGGGCGGGCCCATTAAAAAGCCTAAGAAACTTACACTTGAAACCGCTGTTAAAGCTTCGCCTGTTGGTATTTCAGGATGTTTTCCAGCAATGCTATACAAAGTAGGAATAATGGTCGAAACTCCTAGCCCAACAAACATAAAAGCAATGGTACACGGTATAATATAAGGGAAAAAGACAGCCGTAAAAAGACCGCTCGAAATCACCACACCACTGATTTGCATCACTCTTTTTCGACCAAATTTTTGAATGAAACGATCGCCAAAAAAACGTCCGCTTGCCATCATAATCATAAACGAAGTATAGCCCAAAATTACTAAAGGCCCAGGTGCTTTTACTACATCTTTGAAATATACGCCGCTCCAGTCAAACATCACCCCTTCGCTTGCCATACAACAGAAACCAATTATGCCTAACCACAACAA from the Flavobacterium ammonificans genome contains:
- a CDS encoding TonB-dependent receptor, with amino-acid sequence MKTHFLCLLFLCNCVSLFAQKESILLGKIIDKKSQSPLNSVAVSIQNTNEMQLTSSDGKFRLVTQLQNNQLLLIHSDGYQDKLIKVVLLPGKSFDLGTIPLEENDEIEKEAGNIALLDSDINDDSGGNESSSGLLQATRDAYQQAAAFNWGTSRYRVRGLDSKYAVLMMNGIKMNKFFDGRPQWSNWGGINDVLRNQEISIGTNPSDFSFGDLLATQNISTQASQYRKGTRISFSGTNTNYQWRTMVTYASGMNENGWAFVISAGKRYAGEGYFDGTNYDANSFFISVEKKLSDRNSLNFTAFYTPNSRGKNSPNTDEVTDLTSTRYNSYWGFFNGQKRNSRIKKVEEPVFILNDYFKINDKTTLNLGALFQFGKISNTNIDFQKANSPDPSYYRKMPSFFSSLYARDEGEFSGAFTPDLANAELNKLAFLSQQQIDWGAIYKANQNPVTNSNGEITGYEPGKSKYILFEDRTDDTTVALNSQLHSKITDHIHFNSNVSYNQLYSHNYQNVVDLLGGSYFEDIDPFYRGDQAQSDLNQPNRQVRVGDQYGYNYSFLVKELEGFTQFQFQYKKIDFYLAQEFSTTNFQREGFYKNGLYPTTSFGKSANVQFENYGFKGGLVLKISGKQLVLFNGYFATKAPNLRSVFPNSRLNNNIVDQISNENNNSLDASYVYRSPKLKLRFSSFYNEIIGSTENSFFYAEGIFDNGAGNNSTNAFVSQTLTQLDKKNWGTELSFEYQIDPTLKATLAAGFGEYIYNSNPNVTITNDAKASAENRLPIFDFGTAALKNYRQAGMPQQAYSVGLEYRNPKYWWISANANYLADRYVDISPIARTSIFFTNPVSGFPFPEATLDRGKTLLKQEELPSVMLLNLVGGKSWRVMKKNLNLFCSINNVLNTTFKTGGFEQARNANFRQRNQDVSNGTPNFGNKYFYGYGRTYFVSLSFNL